AGCGCAATCGGCTCATCGCGTTCCTGGATCCGGCCGTCGATCCCACCGGACGCGGCTATCACGCCCTTCAGTCCAAAATCGCGATCGGCTCCGGGGGGGTCTTCGGAAAAGGTCTGTTCGGAGGGACTCAGAGCCAGCTAAAATTTCTTCCGGAAGGCCACACCGATTTTGTGTTTTCGGTATTCGCCGAGGAGTGGGGCTTCGTGGGCGTATTGGTTCTTCTGACCCTCTACTTTCTTCTGATCTGGTGGGGGATCGACGTGGCCTACAAGGCCAAGGATCGATTGGGCGTGTTCATGGCGGTGGGCGTGGTCTCGATGCTGGTATTCTATCTGGCCGTCAATATCGGCATGACCTTGGGCGTGGCCCCGGTCGTGGGCGTACCGCTTCCGCTGATGAGTTACGGGGGCAATGCCATCCTGACGACCATGGCCGGGCTGGGACTTTTATTGAATATCAAAATGCGCCGCTTTATGCTATTTTATTGATTGTTTGTAGGGGCTCGCGTCGCCCCCTCCATCCGCCGCAGGCGGAATGGAGCCTCCCCCTCTCGCTCGCCGGGCTCGCCGGGTAAATCCCCACGGGCAAGCGGGTGAAGATACATTGAAGATGACGGCCGGAGGATTATCGCGGCCTCCTCAACGGAAAAGGATTCGATCATGGCCAACGAAATCATCATTAACGCGGCCCGGGAAGAGACCCGGGTGGCCGTGCTGGAAAACGGCGTGGTCACGGAACTCTATATCGACCGCCGGAAAGACCAGGGGATCGTCGGAAACGTCTACAAGGGCCGCGTCGTCAAGGTCCTGCCCGGGATGCAGGCCGCCTTCGTGGACATCGGTCAGGAACGGGCGGCGTTTCTGTATGTCGACGACATCACCTTCAGCGCGGAAGACTATTCCCGCTTCCTCG
This region of Nitrospiria bacterium genomic DNA includes:
- a CDS encoding FtsW/RodA/SpoVE family cell cycle protein, with product RNRLIAFLDPAVDPTGRGYHALQSKIAIGSGGVFGKGLFGGTQSQLKFLPEGHTDFVFSVFAEEWGFVGVLVLLTLYFLLIWWGIDVAYKAKDRLGVFMAVGVVSMLVFYLAVNIGMTLGVAPVVGVPLPLMSYGGNAILTTMAGLGLLLNIKMRRFMLFY